In Lactobacillus xylocopicola, the genomic stretch TTTTGTGCCTTCACAAACTTTATGACTGAGTAACCAATTGATTACATTGGCCGTATCAATCAAATGAGCCAGCAAGGGTAGCCAGAGCTGTTCGCCGTTGTCAGTCCTTTTTTTCGCCCAGAGCGCCTTTACTTCTTTATCCATTTTGCTCCTTTCTTTGGTACTTATTAATTTTTAAAAACTTATTTATAGAATATTATAGTTTTTTGTTTTTGGCAAGTGGTTTTGTTAAATATTTTAGCTTTTTGAGTAAATTGATAAATAGGTCTTCACTAAAATCCACAAAAAAAGTTAGTGGCTGGCCACTAACTTTCGTCCTTTCCCCTGCTTATTGCAGGAAACACTAGATTTCAAAGAATCTTATAGGGATCACCCCCGCTTACGCGGGAAATAAACTGTAAAGTTATTATACACTTTCAAACAAATTACGAAACTATTGAACTATACAATATTTCACCTTCCACTAACAGTAAGGATCTATCCCAGAATAAAGAATAGCGGTCAGCTGATAATAAATTAGCAAACCCATGACGTTTAACTTTTTAGTTGCACTTCATTACCTTTATCGATGGTTTAGTTTTACCACATACCGATAACTTTGGTCCAGAGCAGACCGCCGCCCAACCAGATGACGTTAAGTACAACACCAATGATTGCACTTAACTTCCACCAGTCCTTGTTAGAGACATATCCGGTTGAAGAAAGCAGCGCAGCCGGACCAGCTGAATAGGTTGAAGTTGACAAATAGAGTGAACCGTCTAAGGCCAACATTAACGCAGCCATGATTGGCGGCACACCAGCACCAATCGCAATTGACAAAAAACCTGCATACAGGGCCGAGATTTGTGTCGAAACACTTGGAAATAGGTAGTGCAAGTAGAAGTAAGCCAGGTATAGGATGACCAACACCCAAACCCAATTCAAACCTTGCAAACTGCTTCCCAAGGTTTTTGAGAACCACGGGAAGAAGCCTAATTGCATGAGCTTTTGTGACATTAACATAATAATTGACAACCAAGTTAAAATATTCCAAGCAAAACTCTGTCCGAGAATGTCCTTGACGTTAATTACGCCACAAATCAACAGCAGTGCGACTGCAATGAAACTAACCATTGTTGCATCAATCCCAAATTTAGAACCGATTAACCAAAGTACAACTGACATGACAAAAACCACGGCCATAATCTTTTCAGCGGCGGTCATCTTACCAATTTCCTTTAATTTGCCATCTGCCCAGGCGTGAGCGTTTGGCGTTTCCTTAACTTTAGGTGGGTAAATTTTGTATAGAATCAGTGGCACTACTAAGAGTGAAATCAGTCCGGGGACGATTGCCGCTACAAACCACTGCATCCATGAAATGGTAATGTTCTGTGTTTTGGCGATACCCAGTGCAACCATATTACCAGCCAATCCAGTTAAGAACATAGTTGAAGTGACAATGTTAACTTCGTACTCGTTAAAGACCAAGAACGACCCAATATTACGCTCTGTCCCCTGCTTAGGATCAGAACCCATTTCTTTTGAAAGGTTATCAATAATTGGGTACATGATGCCGTTAACCCGGGCATTATTACTTGGAATTCCAATTGCTAAGACCGTTTCAACCAACGACAAGGCGTAAGCAAGTCCTAGAGTCCGCTTGCCAAAGGTCTTAACAAAGAAGTAGGCGATGCGCTTCCCCAAACCGGACTTGATGAAACCGGCAGCAATAAACATACACATCGCAACCATCCAGGCGGTCGAGTTACCAAAGCCAGCAGTTACTTCTTCCATCTTAAAGATACCAGTAAGGGTTGCAATTACGATAGCAATGATGGTGGTTGCCATCATGGGCAGCGGTTTAGTCACGCAAGCAACAATTGTTGCAATGAAAATGGCAAACAAGTGCCAGGCCTGAACATTAATTGCAGCTGGTCTAACCGGCGTCAATAACCATAAGATAATACCGATTGCAAGTGGCATTAACCACTTTTTCCATTCAAATTTATCTAACATTTTTCTCTCCTTTAAATCACTTGTTAGCTTGCTTAATAGCGGCCTTTACGGCTTCTTCTAGTGCCTTAGTGGTCATCGATGCCCCAGAAACAGCATCGACTTCGGTAGAATTTTGCTTGACCATTTCCCGTGGCAGCTGCTCAAGCGCTACAGCTCCAATACCTTCAGTTTCATGATTTTCCAAGACTTCAACCTTTTTAATCTTCTTATCTTCATAGGTAACACGGACTAGAATGCGGCCACCGATTCCAGCTTCAGAAGAACCTAGGTATTGGTTAGCTTCCAGTTTAATCCGCTCTGCCCGATTACCGTCCACCAGATCATTAATACTGGGAACTTGATTAACTAAGTCAACTTCTTCAGCAGCAGGTGTCAACTTGGCGACGGCCTCGCCCGCAATCTTGCCAAAAATCAAGCACTCCGCCAGATTGCCTCCACCTTGGTAGTGGTTAGCGCACATGCCGCCCAGTTCCCCTGCCGTATAGAGCCGCTTAATCGGTTCGCCTTGTTCATTAAGAACACGGGCATACTCATCATGTTGTGGTCCCCCTTGGGTGTTCAAAACCGCTGGGGCCAACTTGATCGCATAAACTGCCCCATCCGTTGAGAAGAGCTCAAGCGTTGCAGGAGCACGCTCAAATTCCAAATCGCACCCGTTTTTAGCAAATTCGTTGAAGCGTTGTACCGTTTGGATT encodes the following:
- a CDS encoding DASS family sodium-coupled anion symporter, which produces MLDKFEWKKWLMPLAIGIILWLLTPVRPAAINVQAWHLFAIFIATIVACVTKPLPMMATTIIAIVIATLTGIFKMEEVTAGFGNSTAWMVAMCMFIAAGFIKSGLGKRIAYFFVKTFGKRTLGLAYALSLVETVLAIGIPSNNARVNGIMYPIIDNLSKEMGSDPKQGTERNIGSFLVFNEYEVNIVTSTMFLTGLAGNMVALGIAKTQNITISWMQWFVAAIVPGLISLLVVPLILYKIYPPKVKETPNAHAWADGKLKEIGKMTAAEKIMAVVFVMSVVLWLIGSKFGIDATMVSFIAVALLLICGVINVKDILGQSFAWNILTWLSIIMLMSQKLMQLGFFPWFSKTLGSSLQGLNWVWVLVILYLAYFYLHYLFPSVSTQISALYAGFLSIAIGAGVPPIMAALMLALDGSLYLSTSTYSAGPAALLSSTGYVSNKDWWKLSAIIGVVLNVIWLGGGLLWTKVIGMW